A window from Pseudomonas moraviensis encodes these proteins:
- the rlmKL gene encoding bifunctional 23S rRNA (guanine(2069)-N(7))-methyltransferase RlmK/23S rRNA (guanine(2445)-N(2))-methyltransferase RlmL, with translation MSDRFELFLTCPKGLEGLLIEEAVGLGLEEAREHTSAVRGMATMETAYRLCLWSRLANRVLLVLKRFPMKDAEDLYHGVLDIDWQDHMLSDGTLAVEFSGHGSGIDNTHFGALKVKDAIVDKLRTPQGDRPSIDKLNPDLRIHLRLDRGEAILSLDLSGHSLHQRGYRLQQGAAPLKENLAAAILIRSGWPRIAAEGGALADPMCGVGTFLVEAGMIAADMAPNLRREQWGFTAWLGHVPALWKKLHEEAVERAAAGLAKPPLWIRGYEADPRLIQPGRNNVERAGLSEWIKIYQGEVATFEPRPDQNQKGLVICNPPYGERLGDEASLLYLYQNLGERLRQACLNWEAAVFTGAPDLGKRMGIRSHKQYSFWNGALPCKLLLIKVLPDQFVTGERRTPEQRQAEREQAAYDQTPDEPQERKFNKNGNPIKPTPAPAPVIEQPRLSEGGQMFANRLQKNLKAMGKWVKREGIDCYRVYDADMPEYAMAIDLYHDWVHVQEYAAPKSIDPEKASARMFDALAAIPQALNVDKNRVVVKRRERQSGTKQYERQAAQGKFVEVNEGGVKLLVNLTDYLDTGLFLDHRPMRMRIQKEAAGKRFLNLFCYTATASVHAAKGGARSTTSVDLSKTYLDWARRNLSLNGFSDKNRLEQGDVMAWLESSRDEYDLIFIDPPTFSNSKRMEGIFDVQRDQVQLIDLAMARLAPGGVLYFSNNFRKFQLEENLAERYAVEEISAQTIDPDFARNTKIHRAWKITAR, from the coding sequence ATGTCCGATCGTTTCGAACTCTTCCTCACTTGCCCCAAAGGCCTCGAAGGCCTGCTCATCGAGGAAGCCGTCGGGCTTGGCCTTGAAGAAGCGCGCGAGCACACCTCCGCCGTGCGTGGCATGGCAACCATGGAAACCGCCTACCGCCTGTGCCTCTGGTCGCGCTTGGCCAACCGTGTGTTGCTGGTGCTCAAGCGTTTCCCGATGAAGGACGCCGAAGACCTCTACCACGGCGTGCTCGACATCGACTGGCAGGATCACATGCTCAGCGACGGCACCCTGGCCGTCGAATTCAGCGGCCACGGCTCGGGCATCGACAACACCCACTTCGGCGCGCTGAAAGTCAAAGACGCCATCGTCGACAAACTGCGCACCCCGCAGGGCGACCGTCCGTCGATCGACAAACTCAACCCGGACTTGCGCATCCACCTGCGCCTGGATCGCGGCGAAGCGATTCTCTCCCTCGACCTCTCCGGCCACAGCCTGCACCAGCGCGGCTACCGCTTGCAGCAGGGCGCGGCGCCGCTGAAGGAAAACCTCGCCGCCGCTATTCTGATTCGTTCCGGCTGGCCGCGTATTGCCGCCGAGGGTGGCGCGCTGGCTGACCCGATGTGCGGTGTCGGTACGTTTCTCGTTGAAGCCGGGATGATCGCCGCCGACATGGCGCCGAACCTGCGCCGCGAGCAGTGGGGCTTTACCGCGTGGCTCGGCCACGTGCCGGCGCTGTGGAAAAAACTTCACGAAGAAGCCGTCGAGCGCGCCGCTGCCGGTCTGGCCAAGCCACCGTTGTGGATTCGGGGTTATGAAGCCGATCCGCGACTGATTCAGCCGGGCCGCAACAACGTCGAGCGCGCAGGCTTGAGCGAGTGGATCAAGATCTATCAGGGAGAAGTGGCGACGTTCGAGCCGCGCCCGGACCAGAACCAGAAAGGTCTGGTGATCTGCAACCCGCCATACGGCGAGCGTCTCGGTGACGAAGCCAGCCTGCTGTATCTCTACCAGAACCTCGGCGAGCGTCTGCGTCAGGCCTGCCTTAACTGGGAAGCGGCGGTGTTCACCGGCGCGCCGGATCTGGGCAAGCGCATGGGCATTCGCAGCCACAAACAGTATTCGTTCTGGAACGGCGCGCTGCCGTGCAAGCTGTTGCTGATCAAGGTCCTGCCGGATCAGTTCGTCACTGGCGAGCGGCGCACCCCGGAACAGCGTCAGGCCGAGCGCGAGCAAGCGGCCTACGACCAGACCCCGGACGAGCCGCAGGAACGCAAGTTCAACAAGAACGGCAACCCGATCAAGCCGACGCCAGCCCCGGCGCCGGTGATCGAGCAACCGCGCCTGAGCGAAGGCGGGCAGATGTTTGCCAACCGTCTGCAAAAGAATCTCAAGGCGATGGGCAAGTGGGTCAAGCGCGAAGGCATCGATTGCTACCGCGTTTACGATGCCGATATGCCGGAGTACGCGATGGCCATCGACCTGTACCACGACTGGGTGCACGTTCAGGAATACGCCGCGCCGAAATCCATCGACCCGGAAAAAGCCTCGGCGCGTATGTTCGATGCGCTGGCGGCCATTCCGCAGGCGTTGAACGTCGACAAGAATCGCGTAGTGGTCAAGCGCCGCGAGCGGCAGAGCGGCACCAAGCAGTACGAGCGTCAGGCCGCCCAGGGCAAGTTCGTCGAGGTCAATGAAGGCGGCGTGAAGTTGCTGGTCAATCTCACCGACTACCTCGACACCGGCCTGTTCCTCGATCACCGTCCGATGCGCATGCGCATTCAGAAAGAGGCCGCCGGCAAGCGCTTTCTCAATCTGTTCTGCTACACCGCGACCGCCAGCGTGCACGCGGCCAAGGGCGGTGCGCGCAGCACCACCAGCGTCGATCTGTCGAAAACCTATCTGGACTGGGCGCGTCGCAACCTGTCGCTGAACGGTTTTTCGGACAAGAACCGCCTGGAGCAGGGCGATGTAATGGCCTGGCTGGAAAGCAGCCGCGACGAATACGACCTGATCTTCATCGACCCGCCAACGTTCTCCAACTCCAAGCGCATGGAGGGCATCTTCGACGTCCAGCGCGATCAGGTGCAGCTGATCGACCTGGCGATGGCGCGTCTGGCGCCGGGTGGCGTGCTGTATTTCTCCAACAACTTCCGCAAGTTCCAGCTGGAAGAGAACCTCGCCGAGCGCTATGCGGTGGAGGAAATCAGCGCGCAGACCATTGATCCGGATTTCGCCCGCAATACCAAGATCCATCGCGCCTGGAAAATCACGGCTCGTTGA
- the rmf gene encoding ribosome modulation factor, whose amino-acid sequence MRRLKRDPLERAFLRGYQYGVGGKSRELCPFTLPSVRQAWINGWREGRGDNWDGMTGTAGIHRLNELHAVG is encoded by the coding sequence ATGAGAAGACTTAAGCGTGATCCGTTGGAAAGAGCATTTTTGCGCGGATATCAATATGGCGTTGGTGGCAAATCCCGTGAGCTTTGCCCATTTACTCTACCGTCGGTACGCCAAGCCTGGATCAACGGCTGGCGAGAAGGACGCGGCGACAACTGGGACGGTATGACCGGCACTGCGGGAATCCACAGACTCAACGAACTTCACGCCGTCGGCTGA